From the Hyphomicrobiaceae bacterium genome, the window GCCTTGAGCCGCAGATTCTCGAGGCTGCGCGCGCGGCATTGGCACGAGCGTCCGACGATCTGGGCTTTGTGCGCCTTGACAAGGATTCTTTCGCAGCATCGCCAAATATCTCCATCGACTATGCGATCATGGAGAAAACCACCTCCGCTGCCATGCTTTCGCTCGACGTTGGCTGGAACGACGTCGGCTCTTGGAGTTCGCTGTGGGACATCGCGCCCCGCGATGAGAAGGGCAACTACATCCACGGCGAGGCTGTGCTCGAAGATACCGCGGGCTGCTATGTCCATTCAGAAAAATCGATCGTATCGACGATAGGACTTAAGGATCTCGTCATCGTCGATACGCCAGATGCGCTGCTGGTTGCCGACAAAAACCGCACGCAGGATGTCTCGAAGATCGTCCAGCGCCTGAAGACGTCAAACCGCAAAGAGCAAGAGCAGCATCTGCGGAATTATCGCCCGTGGGGCTACTTCGAGACGCTGAACATCGGGCCGCGCTTCCAGGTCAAGCTGCTGCACGTCAAGCCTGGAGGCAAGCTCTCCATGCAGATGCACCATCATCGCTCGGAACACTGGATCGTGGTTCAAGGCACCGCCAAAGTCGTCATCGGCGAAGTCGAGAGGCTCGTTCGTGAGAACGAAAGCGTCTACATCTTCGCCACGCAATGGCACCGGCTGGAGAACCCCGGCAAGGTGCCGGTCGAAATCATCGAGGTGCAGATCGGCTCCTACCTCGGCGAAGATGACATTCTGCGGACCGACGACATCTATCACCGGGCCCCGGAAGAGACGAAATAGCCACGAGCCTATCACTTACCAAGCGCGACAAGGCCGGCCATACGTCCGGCTTTGTTTTTCTGTGATGGCGAATCTTCTTCTTCCCGGCGCAAATTCCTAACGCGGCGTTAACGCGAATTTATCCTTTTTCAACCATGTTGTTGCCATCGGCCCGCGCGATGACCCAACGTTGCGGCCGGTTGTAGCTGCGTAGTTCTGGGATCAAGTAGCATGTCTGTCTCCGCACGCGCTCGCCGCTTCGCGATCATTTCGGCCGCCACCTCCGCGGCTGTGGTCGGCCTCTTCACATCCACGCACACGGCACGCGCCGACGTCCTGGCCCCGATCTGGTCAGGCGCCTACGCCGGTGTGCACGGTGGCGCAAACTGGGGCGACATCGAGTTCTCCAACATCGGCTCGGCCAGCGGCTCTGATTTCACCGGAGGCGGTCACGCCGGTATCAACATGGCCTTCGGTCAATTCATCGCCGGGTTCGAGGGCGATCTTGATTACGTCGGCGGATCCTACGGCTACGTGAGCGGCGGCTCGCTAGGCAGCATGGACGTGAACTGGCGCGCATCGTTGCGTGGCCGGCTTGGCATGAATGTCGGACCGGCGTTGCTGTACGCGACCGCGGGTTTCGCTTGGCAGGACGTTAGCGTTGTCGAGACCAGCCTGGGCGGATTTTCAGCGTCGAACAGTGAAACCCTTTCGGGCGTGGTCTACGGCATCGGTGCGGAAACCTACGTGATGCCTAATCTTTCACTGCGCCTTGAAGCGTTGCACTACGACTACGGTTCGGAAAAGCTGTCGGTCGGCGGCGCGGCAGGCGCTCTTCAGGAAATCGACCCAAGCGATACGGTGGTGCGCGCCGGCGTAACCTTCCATCTCAACTAGGTTCCATCTCAACTAGGTTCCATCTCAACTGGGCCCGCCTCAACTAGGCTTCGCGTGCTCAGGACTCGATGTTGCCGTTATGGATCGCTGGCGGGAGCAAGCGGAACAGGGGTTGTGGGCACCAGCTTGCGGTCGCCCCACTCAACCCAGCCGTCCGTTCCTTCAGGGAACCAGTAGAGCTTGTCGTAACCAAGCGCAGCGATGCGCTGCACGGCATTCCACGCCATCCAGCAATCCGACTGACAGAACACGACGATCGCCCTGGACTTGTCGCCAGCGGTGAGCTTCGCGAGATTGTCAGTCAGGTAGTTGTCGAATCCGGGTGTAATCCGGCCGCGGCCGACATCAGGTAGCCAAACCGATCCTGGGATCGAGCTATGAGGACGCGACAGGCGCCACTGTCCGGTCGCCGGATCTGGACCAGCCCCCTCTGACGGCATGACATCCAAGAGAAGCGCGCCTTTCGCGATGAGCTCATCAACCTTGTCGAGATCGACGCGCGTGCCGCCCTTCACTGCGTCGGGAACTGCGGCGCGGTAATGGGCAATTCTATATCCTGTCACCGGATCGAAGGCTTCGTCGTTGTCTTCAGCGATAGCGTCTGCGAGACCGATCACATATACAAATGCGTAGAAGATGACCCGGAAAACGAGCACTCCAATGCGCATGTTGCGCAGTTGCTGACATTGGCTCTTCTTCTCCCGCCGCACGATCGGTCCTCCGAAGTGGTTAAGAAGCGACAGCCTACAGCTCGCTTTCTGCATGGTACGAACCGGCCTCCGCCATCGGCATTACACTATTTGGCAATTTCGGCAGACGCCCTCTTGTCTTTAGACTTTCGGCTACGACGCGCCCGCATAAAAAATCAAGAGGCGCCGGACGTGAGGAAACACTTTCGAGGATCTGCAAACTTGATGCGAACCCGTTTGCCCATTTGGGCGTTGCTTGCGTCGCTCATCGCCACAGCAAGCGCGACTGACTACGCCTTGGCCCATGGCGATGTCACACCCCAGCCCATCGACGTAACCGGCCTCAAACCCCTCAAAGAGGGCGAGTGGCTCACCGAAAACCCCTACCGAGGGGATGCCAAGGCCATCGAGATCGGTGCTTCTGGCTACAATCAGAACTGCGCCCGTTGCCACGGCTTGCAGATGATTTCGGGCGGTCTTGCCCCCGATCTGCGCTATCTCGAAAAAGGCGATGTGGGCGATGAGTGGTTCATCGAGCGTATTCGCCATGGCGCGCACAAGTCCGATGGCTCGACAGTGATGCCCCCGTTCGAGGGCGTCTTCAAGCAGGAAGCCATGTGGGCGATCCGCGCCTATATCGAGTCTATGCACACCGACGAGTGATCGGAGTCCCCATGCCTGCAATGCATCTTGCGCGACTGTGCGTGTTGGCAGCATTTGTCTGGACGACGGTTTCAGCGGGCGTCGAGGCGCGTCCCCTGGAGCAAGTCAAGGCCGCCAACGACCTTTTCGTCGTCGCCTACGAGGACAACAAGCCGTTCTCGTGGAGCGCCGACGACGGTACGCCGATGGGCATCGACGTCGATTTGGCGAAAGCGATCGCCGAGAAACTCGGCGTCGACGCAACAATTGAACTTCGGATGCAGGCCGAACGGGCGGACGGCGACGTTCGCACCAACATCATCCGCGGCACGGTGGGTGGCGGCAAAACCGCCGACATCCTGATGAACGTGCCTTTTGATCCGGAATTTGCACGCAAGTTCGATGACGCGCTGATTGCCAATCCGTATTTCCAGCAAACCGTCGCGCTTGCCATAAATCCGCAGAAGATCCCGTCCAACGCCACTTTCGAGATCTTTCGCAAGGAGAAGGTCGGCGTGAAGCTTGCAAGCGTCTCTGACTACTTCCTGATGGGGTATGGGGACGGAGCACTGGTCAACAACATCTCTCATTTCACGCGCGGCCCGGTGGGCGCCAAAGAGTTTGTCGATGGCGAAACCTCCGCAGTGCTGGGAGTTCGCTCAGAGATCGAAGGCACGCTCGCCGAGCTTGGCGTCAAGGCGACCTTCATCACACCCGACATGCCCGACATCATTCGCAAGACGTGGGCGATCTCCCTTGCGACCCATGCAGATAGCAAGGATTTGTCGGATGCCGCGGGAAAAGCTTTGGCGGAGCTACGCAAATCCGGAAGGCTGAAGGAAATATTCGCCAAATACGGCGTCACCTACATCGCCCCGCCCGAAGGGTGATATTATAGGCACCGAGGTGGTCGATATTTGCCTTCCAAGGGAATAGGTCGAGACGGCATGTTGAAATACATAGTTGCAATTGCCGTTTGCATTTTCTGGATCTCGTCTGGCGCAATTGCTGGATCAATCCCGGATGACCCGCTTAATTCGCCGGTTTGGAAGGATATCGCCATAAAGCAGTTCGGCGATGCCGAGGTAGTTTTTGATGAGCGCGTAAAAGTTCTCGTGCCCAGCGTAGTCGAGAACCAAGCTCAGGTTCCAGTTATCGCGGACGCCCGCGAACTGCCGAATGTCGACAAGATCGTCGTCATCGCCGACCTCAATCCCATTCAGCACGTCCTCACCTACAGTCCCGAACATGCCAAGGCCGTACCCTACATCTCGTTTCGCATGAAAGTAGAGCAGGCAACGCCCGTTAGGGCGGCCGCGCTCACCTCGGATGGCGTTTGGCATGTGGGCGGCGTCTTTCTCGAAGCGGCTGGCGGCGGTTGTTCATCACCGGCCCTGGCTCGCGACGATGCAGACTGGACTGAAACAGTTGGCAAGGCGCAAGGCCGCGCCTGGCGCAAAGCCGATGGAACGGCTCGCATGCGCCTGCGCGTCAAACATCCAATGGACACTGGCTTGGCCAAGGACAACACGCCGCCGTTCTTCATTGAGCGCTTGGACGTCAAGGACAAGTCCGGCGATCCGCTTGCCACGCTTGAAATGTTCGAGCCCGTTTCAGAAGATCCAACGATCACGCTGGACATCAAGCTGCCCCCGTCGGAAGGCTCCTTCATCATCGACGGACGTGACAACAACGGCAACATCTATCGCTCGACGATCCCGGTGCCCTTCGATGGCAGCGCGCTTCCTTCCGGTTGGAAAGATGCTGGCGAGAAGAACCGCGAAGCCCAACCGGCGATGAGAAGCCGGGCGTCATGAAGCTCGATCGCCGAGATGCCATGCGAGCGGCGATCGCAGCCGCAGCCGCGCCGTTTTTGCCAATGTTTTCGGCTGAATCTGCGCCTTTGAGCTACGACCTTAAACCGATCGCCGTCGGTGACGGCATCTGGATGCTTGCGGGCGTTCCTCAACCCATCACCTTTGACAATGGCGGCGCCATCGCCAACATCACTATCCTCGACAGCACCGAGGGCGCGATCATCGTTGATACAGGGCCATCACGCCGCTTTGGCGACGAACTCGCTGCTCTTGCAAGAGCGCTGA encodes:
- a CDS encoding mannose-1-phosphate guanylyltransferase/mannose-6-phosphate isomerase, producing the protein MSTIFPVILSGGSGTRLWPLSRAMYPKQFIRFFDGQNASFLGATLQRLKTDAGFAPPILLCNNDHRFLVQEEVDRAGIKPRAIILEPIARNTAPAIAVAALAALRENPAAVLVVMPSDHVVRDEARFVEGIRRAAKVAATGRLVLFGIKPSEPHTGYGYIRQGAPLEGFNGGAYTVEAFYEKPDKQTAELYVASGDYFWNSGIFVLSARTYLEEVARLEPQILEAARAALARASDDLGFVRLDKDSFAASPNISIDYAIMEKTTSAAMLSLDVGWNDVGSWSSLWDIAPRDEKGNYIHGEAVLEDTAGCYVHSEKSIVSTIGLKDLVIVDTPDALLVADKNRTQDVSKIVQRLKTSNRKEQEQHLRNYRPWGYFETLNIGPRFQVKLLHVKPGGKLSMQMHHHRSEHWIVVQGTAKVVIGEVERLVRENESVYIFATQWHRLENPGKVPVEIIEVQIGSYLGEDDILRTDDIYHRAPEETK
- a CDS encoding outer membrane beta-barrel protein — translated: MSVSARARRFAIISAATSAAVVGLFTSTHTARADVLAPIWSGAYAGVHGGANWGDIEFSNIGSASGSDFTGGGHAGINMAFGQFIAGFEGDLDYVGGSYGYVSGGSLGSMDVNWRASLRGRLGMNVGPALLYATAGFAWQDVSVVETSLGGFSASNSETLSGVVYGIGAETYVMPNLSLRLEALHYDYGSEKLSVGGAAGALQEIDPSDTVVRAGVTFHLN
- the pedF gene encoding cytochrome c-550 PedF → MRTRLPIWALLASLIATASATDYALAHGDVTPQPIDVTGLKPLKEGEWLTENPYRGDAKAIEIGASGYNQNCARCHGLQMISGGLAPDLRYLEKGDVGDEWFIERIRHGAHKSDGSTVMPPFEGVFKQEAMWAIRAYIESMHTDE
- a CDS encoding rhodanese-like domain-containing protein, coding for MQKASCRLSLLNHFGGPIVRREKKSQCQQLRNMRIGVLVFRVIFYAFVYVIGLADAIAEDNDEAFDPVTGYRIAHYRAAVPDAVKGGTRVDLDKVDELIAKGALLLDVMPSEGAGPDPATGQWRLSRPHSSIPGSVWLPDVGRGRITPGFDNYLTDNLAKLTAGDKSRAIVVFCQSDCWMAWNAVQRIAALGYDKLYWFPEGTDGWVEWGDRKLVPTTPVPLAPASDP
- a CDS encoding quinoprotein dehydrogenase-associated SoxYZ-like carrier — its product is MLKYIVAIAVCIFWISSGAIAGSIPDDPLNSPVWKDIAIKQFGDAEVVFDERVKVLVPSVVENQAQVPVIADARELPNVDKIVVIADLNPIQHVLTYSPEHAKAVPYISFRMKVEQATPVRAAALTSDGVWHVGGVFLEAAGGGCSSPALARDDADWTETVGKAQGRAWRKADGTARMRLRVKHPMDTGLAKDNTPPFFIERLDVKDKSGDPLATLEMFEPVSEDPTITLDIKLPPSEGSFIIDGRDNNGNIYRSTIPVPFDGSALPSGWKDAGEKNREAQPAMRSRAS
- a CDS encoding transporter substrate-binding domain-containing protein yields the protein MPAMHLARLCVLAAFVWTTVSAGVEARPLEQVKAANDLFVVAYEDNKPFSWSADDGTPMGIDVDLAKAIAEKLGVDATIELRMQAERADGDVRTNIIRGTVGGGKTADILMNVPFDPEFARKFDDALIANPYFQQTVALAINPQKIPSNATFEIFRKEKVGVKLASVSDYFLMGYGDGALVNNISHFTRGPVGAKEFVDGETSAVLGVRSEIEGTLAELGVKATFITPDMPDIIRKTWAISLATHADSKDLSDAAGKALAELRKSGRLKEIFAKYGVTYIAPPEG